GTCGTCCCAGCCCGGGCGCAGGGTGACCTGTTGCCCGGCCTGCCGCGCCTCCGCCGGGGTCGGCAGGGCGGCGATGACGGCCCGCTCGGCGAGATTCTCGGTCTTGCAGGCCTGGAAGGCGTGCTCCACCGTGGGATACCGCACCCCACGCACTCGGATGACGGCAGGCTCGAAGTTGCTCAGGAAGGCGTACTGATCACGGAACCCTCGTATTTCGGTCATGCCGGACCGTTCCCCCGGCCTCGCCGGGGGGACCCCTGAAACCTGGGCGGGGCAGGCAAGGTGGGGGAGGCGGCCACAGGCAGCGCCGTTCACCCGAAGCTGGCTTGCTGCCTGGCGGCTCAAGGCTCCTCCAGCGGCACGAAGGTCTTCCAGTTCCCTGGCAGATCATGGACCAGGTATACCCGTGGCTGCCGGTGCCGTCGCACCTGTCGCAGGTACCGGTGGGTCAAAGCGTGCCAGGCGGGTGGGCCGCGGGGTGGCGGCCGCTTGGTCGAGGAGGGTCCAGAAGGAGGGAGGGAGCGGGGTGGACACGGTCCCTTCACGGTCAGGGAAAACAACTTTCTTCCTGGTGATCTCTCGTCTTTCATGGCGGACCGGTCCCCTGGCCCCGTCCGGGGACGACTGAAGCTGGAACCATCCCGTTGGGTGGGCAGGGTGGCCGTCCGCGGACCATGGACCTCGCCTCAGTTCGGGTCCCTTGGGCCGCAGGGCTGGTCCCCGGGGTCGCTCCCGCGCGTGCCCGTGTGCTGCCGCTCGTGGCGTAGGGCGTCCCGGTAAGCGACCGCGAATGCCAGGAAAGGTGTGGCGGCACAGGCGGCGGATGTCCGTCCGGCAGCCGAAGTGACCTGAGCGTCGCACCGGCCAGGCTGCTCCTCCAGGTCGTAGCGCCAGTTTCGTGCCAGAACTGCCGCCCGCAGGGCGAGCTGCACCAGGGGTTGCACGCCCGACCACTTGAGCTGCTCGGGCTCAGTCCAGACCATGCCCGCCCAGGAGAACAGCACGTCCTGGAAGGCGAACCCGTCTGGGTCGAGGACCGCGAGATCGCGGACGACATCCGCCAGGGCCTCTTGCGTGAATTCAGGCTCGACCAAGGTGACCGGGGTGGGCTGTGCATCCAGCTCGGCGAGCAGGGAGGCGGCAGCATCCCGGGCGATCAGGTCCCGTGCGGCGTCTCGGGCCTGGCGGTAGGCTTCTTGTTCCTGCCCACCCTTGAAGGTGATCTGGCCGCACTCCAGCGCGGCGAGCAGGGTGGAGAGGGCCAGGGCAAGCTCACGGCGATCTGCTGGCAACATGGCCACCTCCCGGCCGCGCTGGCGGCGGTGACGAAGGGTCAATCCCGGCCACCCAGGCGTGCCAGGACCTCCCGCTCGGCGCGGCTCAGCCGCAGACCTTCCTGCGAGAGCAGGCGCTCGACTTCGCTGGCCTGGACCACCCGCCGCACCACCTCCTCGTGGACAGGAGCGGTCAGCCAGGGCCGCCGCATCACCTGCTGCACGAAGCGGCCGCTGCCAGGGTGGGGCGCGCGCTCGATCACGACCAGCAGGCTGCCTCGGCAGGGCGTGATGTCGGCCCGGGTCCGTCCCTGTTCGATTTGCACGGCTGCCCGCCGCGTCCCCTCCGGGGCGCGACGCCTCCTGCAAAGGAAACCTGGCAGGGCGGCTGGGAGAAAGGCACCAGGACGACGTCAAGCGGGCCGGTCCTGGCCGCCCCGGTGTGGCAGCCGAGTGCCGCGACGGATCGTGTTCACGACCCCGACTTCCTTCACAACGGGACGAACGTTCTGACCTGCCTCAGCCGAGCGATGCAACCGATCATGCTCACAATAGTCAACGCGATTACCAGCACGATGAACGCCAGGACGAGGCCGTTGCCCAGCGGCTGGGGAAGACCCAGCACGGCGTCATACGGCTGCGCTGAGGGTCAGCAACAGGAGGCCGAGCAGGATCGGCAGGCCCAGGCCGCTCGTCAGTTGGGCTGCCTTTCGCCACGGGCACGCTCCTCGCGGGCGCGCTCCTCGGCTTCCCACTCCTCGACCAGCTTGGGGCCGGCGCGGCGCGTCTCCAGGGCGGCCTCCACCCAGGAATCTGGGAGGTTCAGGCGGCGGGCCAGGCGTTCGTGCTCGCTCAGGTGCTCCTCGCCCTTCACGGGTTCGGTCTGATCGTTGGAAAGGTCAGACATCAGCGTTCTTCCTCCTGTATTCCTCCCCGTGGAAGGCTGAGGGGTGCTCGATCTTCTCGCCCCGACAGGGGACCCGGGCCCGGCCTTCCCCGAGGGTAGGGGGGAAGAGGTTGCCTCGCCGCCTGGCCCCAGTGCTGACCCGCAAAGCCAACGGTGCGTCTATGTCCAGCACCTCCACGCTTTCCTGTGCTCAGGACACGCGCGACGCCTGGAGGCAGGAATACTTACCCGTGTTGTGCAGGACTTCGAACGCACGGTAGGGGCGGCCGATCTGGCGCGCGTTACGGGCCAGTTGCGCCAGTTCGCGCAAGCGGGCGCGGGTGGTCCGCTCGGGGGAGGGGTTCTGGATGGCCGGGTCGTCGATATCACGGCCGTGCAGGCCATGCAGGTAGAAGTGCTGGCGGTGGCATTTCACCAGGTACAGCAGGTATCGGGCCCTAAGGTACTCCCCACCGCTCAGGTTCCCCCGGCAGGCCGTGACGAAGAGGCGGTCGGCGAGCGCGAGTGCCTGGTCGAAATCCATACAATCTCCTCCGGTGTGGGCACCTCACCCGCGACGGGCGGCGCGCTCTAGCGGCAGGAGCACGTTCACCACCTGCTTGCGGGCAACTTCACGCAACCAGCCCAGTTCGTCGGGCGTGTACTGGTCGGCGCGCGTCCGCTTGGGGAGCCACGGCCGTAGGTTGGCCACCACCGCCAGGCAGGCGAGCGGCTCGGCCTCTACCGGGAACGCGGCGCTCGCCAGTTCCTCCAGCGTGGCCTCTTCCAGAAAGCCGCTGAGGTCCCGCACCAGGCGGTACAGGTCCTGCGCGTTGCCCTGGGGCGCCTCACCCCCCAGCAGCGCCTCCGCCTGCCGCCGCAGGGCCGCGAGATCGGCGCCACTCACACCGGGAACGCGAAGACGGGGAGACCACTTCGCTGCGCGGCCGCGAACTGCGCCCGGTTGGCCCCCTGCACCCCGCCCTGGCCCACGATGTGGCTGATCCCAGTGATCGGCACCGACGCGAAAATCGCCCGGGCGTAACGCACAGCGGGCGCTCCGGCCCCCAGGCGGCCGCGCAGCTCGTACTCCCCCTCGCCGAGGTACCGCGTGAGGGTGCCCGGCGTGGCACTCGGCGTGACCCACCAGTGCAGGCCGGTGCAGCTCGTGTTTGCTGGGTGGCGCTTGCCCGTCGGGCAGACGTGCGTCCCTTCCAGGTGGGGCACCAAGGCCTCGGGGTTGGCGACCAGGGCCTTGGGGTGGATGAACAGGAAGCGGCTCTGGGCGCTGAGCTTGCCCACCGGTAGGGTAGGGGAGATCTTGCGCGAGAAGCCCATGCGCCGCGCCTCCTCCCAGAAGTCCGGCACGAAGGGGTAGTGCGACTCGCCGATCAGGTCCACGACGTGCGTGACCCCCTTGGGATCGGTCCAGAGCGTGACGCCCAGCGCGTTCACGCTCAGGTGGGTGGGCACCAGGGTGGGAAAGTCCACCAGGAAGTGGTCGAGCGGGTGGGTGCCGCTGGCCAGGACCGCGCATTCGAGGTACCACCCGCCGAGAATCCGTCCGTCGCCGCAAAGCCGCCGTCCACCCTGTGCCAGTCCGTGCATGCTGCACCTCCGTCCCCCTCCGCCTGCGCGCGCGAGCAGCGCGACCCCTGCTCAGGGCGGAAGGTCATGCCCGACAAGGACCTCAGGCGTAGGGCCTGCGCGACGGAGGAGCTGGGTCATGGGCACCTTGGGGGCGTGGCGGGCCGCGGCGACCTCTGGCAGCCCCAGGAAGGGGCGGCGCAGGTTAGAAGCCCTCTCCCCATGCCCGCACCGGCCCTGGTCCTGCTGACGCTCAGGCAGCCCCGGAGCGGGTCGCGCGAACCCGGTTTGGGGGACGGTTCAGGGCGGGCGGGGCTGGCACCTCCGGCGGGGCGGGTTCCGGCGCGGCCTCCACGGTGGGTGAAGCGGCCGGTTCCTCCGGCGCGGTCCCGTCACGGGCCAGGTCCAGCAGCGCCTGGGTCAGCGCGCCGAGGTCCACGCCCTCGTGGCGGGCCATCGCCGCCACCCGGCTGGCCAGGTCGGTCACCACGTCCACCTCGATCAGCGGCGCCGGGGCGTCTTGCAGGGCGGCGCTCAGCACGTCGCCCAGGTCCCCTTGCTGGGCCACCCGCGCACCCTTGAGGTCGTCGGCCGTGAACTTCGCGCCCGGGTCGCCCGCCACCTTGGCCTGCAAGGCCCCGACCGCCTGCGTGCGGTACGGCTCGTTCAGAGCGGCGATCTGCTCGACCACACCGGCGGCCACCCGCTCGCCGACCAGGTCCAGCACCCACTCGGGCAGCTCGAGCAGCCTGGCGCGCTTCTTCAACGTACCGAGCGGCGCACCCCACAAGTCCGCCACAGCTTTGAGGTTGTACCCCTGGTTCAACTTCTCGCGCAGGGCCAGTGCCTCGGCGACCGGGTTGTTCGAGCGGCCCAGGTTCTCGATGCCGGTGATGTCCGCAGCCGACCCCGCGCTGCTGCTCACGAACGCGGGCACTTCCGTCAGCCCCACGTCCCGGGCGGTGTGGAAGCGGCGGCTCCCGGCGGAGACGCGGTAGCGGTAGGGACTGCCTTCCGGTGCCGGGTACAGTTCCAGCGGCGTGAGGATGCCGAACTCCGTCACGCTCGGGCCGATGGAGTTGCGTGCGCCCCGCAGCTCGGGCGGCTCAATCTCCGCCAGGGGCACCACCTGGTACTGCCGCTCGCCTGAATCCTGAAACAGCGGTGTTGCGTCCATGCTGACCTCCACCGCGGCCACCGCGCCGGTGTGATTCCGGCGCGACCCCTATCGGCTCTGCCTCCTGCCCGACGCTCAGCCCGAGCAGGACGGTGGCGGCGCACAGGACAAGCGCGGCACCACGAACGAGTGGGGTGCCTAGACACCCCCATGAAAAGAGGGGGCCGCGGCGCCGCGAACCCCCGCGAAGGGCTCAGGTCAGATCACCTGCGGCTCACTGCCCAGACCCGAGGTGTCAAACCGCCACCTGGTCAGGAACGTCCAGAAGAAGTTCCACATGTTCTCACCTCCTTTCACATCCGTCCTGGCGGCGGCTTTGTCCGCCGCGACTCCCCACACAAAAAGGGGAGACGGGCCATCCGCCCGCACGTCTCCCCCTGCCTCTGCTGAATTCAGTCCGCCGCGTTGTCCACCGTCGGTCCCGGCCCGGCCACCTGCCAGAACGCCTGTACGTACGCGCGGGCCCCTTCGAGCCACCCCACCCGCTGCTCTTCTCTGACCCCGGCTTCGCGGCACAGCGCGAGCAGATTGAGGCGGCGGATACCCACCCACGTCCCCCGGAAGTGCGCCCGCGCGCTGGCATATCCGCCCAGCACGGCACCGCTGAACACGCGCTGGCGGGTGGCGAACGTCAGCACGTCCGGCATCGCCAGGTGGCCCAGGCACTCCCACACCAGCTCGTGCCCCTCGGCGAGAGTGCTGAAGCGCAGGCTCACGCCCTCGACCGGCGTGCCGGTTCGGCCCACCGCGTGGAAGAGTTCCCGGTGGAATTTCGGGTTGGGGTGGGTCAGGCGGAAGTCCGATTCCCGGAAGGCCGCGATCACGTCGGCGCGTTCGTCCTGTGTCATGCCCTCCCACGGCGCGCGAAAGCGCGCGACACCCCGAGCCCGGCAGGCACTCCAGCACCTCGCCGTTCAGCTCGACGACGTCACCCGGCCTCGTGCTGCGCGCCGTCTCCTCCGGCACCAGGCGGCGGACGCCCAGGCCGCGTGCCCAGTGCGAGTTGCCGAAGTGCTGCACCACCCGGAACGCCATGTCCGGATCGGTGCACCGCTCCACCTCCGCCACCAGCACGAAGTCGTTCGGCCACCGCGCCCCGGGGCCCTTGGCATGAAACACTTTCGCCACCCCGTCCTGTACCTCGGCGTTCTCCCCAGCGCCGCAGGCGCGAAGGCTGAGCGTCCTGACGAGAGCGGTGCCCGCCGGGCCGACACAGCGAACTTGCGGAGCAGAGCAGTCAGTTGCCGACCTCTTCCCCCTGGATGCTTTCAGCGGGCGCGGTCGCCGCGATGATCGCCTCGATCATGGACGGGTGAGTGCTTAACCCTCCAAAGGGTGGGCCGCCCTCCAGAGCCAGGCAGGTCCCCTCAAGGGCGGTCCTGGCTTGCAGCGCGGCCGCGTGCGGGTCCTCCGCATCGAGAACGGCCCCCACCGCGAAGCGGGTATCGTCCAGACACACCCGCAACCACTCGTGTCGGCCAGCGGCCGACACGAGGCTGGGGGGCCGGGTGGTCGCGGTGGGCCATCGGGGTCACTCGGCGAGCTCTCGAACCATCTCCTGCAACAGCGTCATCGGCATGGGTACCTCACGAGCGCAAGAGACGAAACAAAAGATCTCCGGCCTCCCCGCACCGTGGGGGAGACCGGAGGCCCGCATCCCTTCCTGACCGACAGAGGGGAGCTCAGGCACCCTTCGCCGCGGCGTCCTGACTGCTGCGCGCGAGGCTCTGCACGCTCCGCGCTTCCACCTTCGTAGAGAGGCGCTTGTTGCCGCCCGCATCCGTCCACGGCTCGTTGAACAGCCGCCCGCCCACCACCACGCCCGCACCCTTGCGCGCGCCCTGGTGCGTCATGGCCAGGTGCCGCCACAACACCACATCCATCCAGTGCGTCTTCTCCTGCGGCTGGCCCTGGCGGTTCCTGAAGCGGTCCGTCACGCCGACCCGCATCTCCAGCACGGGTTCCTTGGCGGCCGTGTGCCGGAGCTGCACGTCACGCGCCAGGTGGCCGGAGACCAGCACCTGGTTCAGGCCGAGCACTGCGTCCGCCGGGGCGTCCAGCACCGCGAGCTGCAAGGCCTTGACCTTGAGCGCGCTGCGCTTGCCGCCCTCCGGCGCTTCCCACTCGCTGTACTCCAGCGAGCCTTCCAGGACCATCGGCGTTCCCTTCACGCACGGGCGTTCGGCCGAGTACTCGGCAGCCTTCCCGATCTGCTCGAAGCGGTGGTACCACTCCACCATCCGCACGCTCTCCCCGACGAACAGTTCCTCCTGCCCATGCAAGGTGCCCTCCAGCACCGCCACGCCGGACGGCGTGTACCGCAGCGCCGCTTCCTCTGCCAGCCGCCCCACCAAGGTCACCCGGTTCAGTCCCAAAGCCATGTTGCGTTCCTCCCTTTGCGCCTTTGCGTGATCTCGAATGGCCGAGCAACTCCCGACACCTCATCCCTGGACGCGCCAGCGTCCGACGCCTAGCGCGTCCCGCCGACACGGCGCCTACCGGTCTCTTCCGCGCCGCCTGCGCTCCGTGCGGCAGTAGTGTCCGGCACCCAGCGTGCTGTTCTGCGGCTGGGGGCGCGAGAACGGACTGGCCAGCTTGTTCGTCCACGAACCCTGCGGGGTCTGCGCCGCCAGCCGCAGCCGCGCCGCCTCCGCGTTGCCTTCCACCAGGTTCCGCAACTGCCGTTCCAGCGCCCGCCCGGACGGCGCGCCGAGGAACACGCTGTCCTGCACCCCGCTCAGGGACAGCGACACGACCTCTGCGGAGGCGCGCACCTTCAGCTCCCCATTCGCCAGGCCCTGCCAACCCTGGTCTGCTCGCGCCACGACCACCATCAGGAGCGTCACGGCCTCTGCCCAGGTCAGGTTCACGTGCGCCGTCCCGGTCGTCAGCAGCAGCCCCCCCAGCAGGCTCTCTGCCACCTCCACCAGCGGCGGTGCCCCGGCGCTCCAGATCGGGCGCAGTCGGCCGTCCAATTCCTCCAACACCTCTCCCGTCTCCCGGTCCCAGACCGTCACGCGCTGCGGCATCTCCCTGAAGACCACACCCGCGAGCGCCAGCTTGTCGTTGACCGTGACCGAGCGTCCGCCTTGGAAATGCACCTCAAACTGTTTCTGCGACATGACCCGCCAGCGCGCATGTCAGTGCGCGACACCTCTTCCCTGCAGCGGCACGGAAAGAGGGAAGGGGCCACCACTCTCCCTTCCCTTCCTGATCAAGTCCCGGGTCAAGTCATGCGGCTTTGGCTTCCGGCCTTTTGGCAGCGCCTCCTCGGGGCTTCGATTTCTTCCCCGAACGGCGTGGTCCTCGCTCCGCCTTTCCTTGTGCGAGTGTGGCGTCACGGCGCGCCTTGGCCAGCTCCGCGAAACTCGCGTCTCCCTTCTGCAACTCGTCCAGTGAGGTCGACACATCGGCGTGAGGACTGGTGTCGAGCACGCACGCCCGGGTCCGGCGCTCCCACCGTTCGAACGCGGGCGTCACCTCGATCAACTCGTCTCGACGCGCGGTGCTGCCGCTGATCTTGGCGGGCAGCGTCTCGCGCAGGTACACCGCCTCGAACACCGCCTGCGCGTACGCCTCGTCATACGCTGCCAGGAACCGCCTCGCCGCTTCGTCCGGCAACGACAAGATCACCTCGCTCAACCGCCGCACCGCCTTGCCCTCCAACTCCAGGTCCCGCTTGCTGTCCGTCTCCATAGCCTGACCGTAAAACGGCGCAGGTTCCCCCAACGCATCTGCCCCCTGGAGACAGCTGCAAGTATCTGAAAAGAATGAGCCTCCTTGATTTAAAATATAAATCAGTGGGTGGGCTGATTTGGAAAGCGGCAAAAAGGCGGGTTGCGTGTGCGCTGGTACGACAAAAACAGGATGAGGTCTGAGCTTTAGGATTGGCGCTCAAATGTAAAAACCACATGGCGTCCGGGTCTATCCCTGGACCACCCAGCCCAGTCCTAAGATGAGTAATTTGTGAGCGTCCGAGTGAAGCCTGTCCCGGCCACGAAAACAGGTGCCTGTGGTCGGGGAAGAGGGCAGACGACGACTGGAAAAAGCCTGCTTCATCCCCTGTGGTTGTGCGGCACGGACGGCTTGAGGGCTTCCCTTTTTTGCGCTTCCAGGGAGTGCATCTGGCTCGCAACTTCGCTCTTCCTCCACCTCGTACCCAGGGGAGAGAACAGGCTCCTCTGAGGTCCCTGTTTCTGCACGCCGAGGCTGCCCGTGATGCAGGCTGAACCTGCCGGAAAAGCGACGGGAAAACGCCGCCGGGTCGGGGCGACCGGCGGCGTCTGGGTGAGGGGTGGGCTCAGGCGGCTGGCACCATTCGCCCCTCGATCTCTTCGCCTCGCAACCAGGCGTCTACCGCACCGGGCACGTCCTCGATCACGCGGTACACGCCCTTGTCCACCACCTCGATGATCAGGCTGAAGATGGGCGTGCCGATCACCTGCTTCTGAGCGTCGAGGCCCCACAGTGGACGGTAGGTCAGGTTGGTGAAGGCCTGGGCCGTGTGACGGGCGTGCAGGGTGGCATCGAACAGGACGCCTTTGTTGGCATACTCCACCACCAGAGGCACATCGTCGCGCGGCCCGATCTCGTCGGTCAGCAGCTCGCGTGGGCTGTTGTTCTGCAGGGCGTATGCGATCATCTCCCGCTGTCTTGACGGGTCGCCCACCGAAACCCGTTTCGCCACGCCCACGCAGGCATGCGGCACCACGCCGGGTCCCAGCAGCTCATCGCTGGTATCGGCCACGGATAACCGTTTCCCCTGGACCTCCGTGCGGATGCGCAGGCAGTCCCGGAGGGTGGCCGTCTTGCCCGCAAAAGGTGCACCTACGATCGCAATGCCCTGTGCCTCCTCCACCTCCTTTCGCAGCGGCTCCAACAGGCCCATCAGATACCGGCCGACCCGAATCGAGATGGACGTGTAGAGCCCCGCCGCGTTCGTCGCCGCGCTGTACCGGTGCAGGGTGCCCGGAATGCCCTGCCTGCCGTCCGCACGAGGCCGGCCCACGCGGTTCAGCACGCGCAGCAGATCCGCTTCGGTCACCACCCGCGGAAAGGTCACGCTGAGGTCATCCATCAGCGCACCGAAGTGCTGCCCGACATCGAGCGCGATGTCGTCGACCAGGTGTATCCGGCCGGCCAGAAACACCTGGAGGTCTTCCGGCAGCGAGTCGAGTACCATCTGGTACTCCTCTGGTCTCGTGAGGTCCACCACCGCCATCAGTTCATCCCCTGGAAGCGCACCGGCGACCGCTTCAACGCCCGGTACGTTCCGAGCACTTTGGCGACGTAGGGTTGCGTCTCCGGAATAGTTGGCACGCCACCTGCCGCCATGACGTTTCCCGGCCCGGCGTTGTAGGCTGCCAGGGCCAGAGGCCAGTCCTTGAAGGTGTTCCACTGCTGGCGCAGGTACTTCGCGGCACCGTATAGGTTCTGCCTGGGATCGAACGGGTTTTCCACCCCCAGCTCGCGCGCCGTCCCAGGCATCAGTTGCCCCAGTCCCAGTGCGCCCTTGGGGCTCACGGCGCGAGGGCAAAACCAGCTCTCCACCCAGACCAGACTGACCAGCAGATCGGGGTCCAGACCGAAGTGCCCTGCGTAATACACCGTCCACCCGTAGAGGTCTCTGGGAATCACGCCACACGCGTCTGCCCAGCCACAACAGGCACCCATCACGCCTCCGATCAGCGCCCCCTTCCTGCCGGAATCAACCGCGAACCTGACCGTCACGTTGTGCTGCCCCCCGCATCGCGGCCGCCGCACCGCCGCCCATCTGTGTCGAATCTCTGTGGGCAGTCACCTGAGCGCTGCCCGGTGAATCCTGAAGCGTCGCTTCAGGCTTGGACAGGCCACGTGCCACGCCCACCCTGTCGAGCGCCACGTCGGGGCGGTGCACCGCCACCAGAATGCGCTGGAGCAGGCTCACGATCAGGCCTACACCGACCGTCACCAGGGCGATCAGGTAACCCAGCGCCCCGCCCGCGTAGGCCGCCAGGACCGCCAGAACTACACAGGCCAGAAGGAACACATCTGTGGGGTAGAACCGCCGTCGTTTCACTGCCTCTCACCTCGCCGTTCACCGTAGGTGGGAAGTGGTTCTGCCTGGAGCACCGGCAAGAGAAAAGCGGCCAGGAGGCCGCCTCGCTTTCCTGCCTCAAGACCGTTTCAGGCGGCTGGAAAACCACTTCAGCAGGTCCACCTGCGGATTGGCCCGGGCGTTTGCCTTGACCCACTTCACCAGGGCACCCACGACCTTCGGATCGCGGACCAGATTCACCTGCACGCTGTCCCCCGGGAGCGGAATCTGCGTGAGGTTGCGGCCCACCAGTGCGAAGGCCTCGTCGACTACCACGAACGGCACGCTGCTCGCTGCATTGGTGACCTTCGGGGCATAGAGCCGGGTGACGTTGGTGTCATATCCAGCGAATGCCACCTGCATCACCCGCTCGTTCCGGGTGCCCTGCGTGACGGCCTCC
This DNA window, taken from Deinococcus carri, encodes the following:
- a CDS encoding NADAR family protein produces the protein MTEIRGFRDQYAFLSNFEPAVIRVRGVRYPTVEHAFQACKTENLAERAVIAALPTPAEARQAGQQVTLRPGWDDLKEEVMLAMLRVKFRQPDLRERLLSTGDAALVEDNTWRDRYWGVYRGQGLNRLGVLLMQVREEIMAAQLQAA
- a CDS encoding single-stranded DNA-binding protein, coding for MALGLNRVTLVGRLAEEAALRYTPSGVAVLEGTLHGQEELFVGESVRMVEWYHRFEQIGKAAEYSAERPCVKGTPMVLEGSLEYSEWEAPEGGKRSALKVKALQLAVLDAPADAVLGLNQVLVSGHLARDVQLRHTAAKEPVLEMRVGVTDRFRNRQGQPQEKTHWMDVVLWRHLAMTHQGARKGAGVVVGGRLFNEPWTDAGGNKRLSTKVEARSVQSLARSSQDAAAKGA
- a CDS encoding AAA family ATPase is translated as MVLDSLPEDLQVFLAGRIHLVDDIALDVGQHFGALMDDLSVTFPRVVTEADLLRVLNRVGRPRADGRQGIPGTLHRYSAATNAAGLYTSISIRVGRYLMGLLEPLRKEVEEAQGIAIVGAPFAGKTATLRDCLRIRTEVQGKRLSVADTSDELLGPGVVPHACVGVAKRVSVGDPSRQREMIAYALQNNSPRELLTDEIGPRDDVPLVVEYANKGVLFDATLHARHTAQAFTNLTYRPLWGLDAQKQVIGTPIFSLIIEVVDKGVYRVIEDVPGAVDAWLRGEEIEGRMVPAA
- a CDS encoding lytic transglycosylase domain-containing protein, producing the protein MIPRDLYGWTVYYAGHFGLDPDLLVSLVWVESWFCPRAVSPKGALGLGQLMPGTARELGVENPFDPRQNLYGAAKYLRQQWNTFKDWPLALAAYNAGPGNVMAAGGVPTIPETQPYVAKVLGTYRALKRSPVRFQGMN